A region of the Methylobacterium nodulans ORS 2060 genome:
GGCTACGACGCGACCCTGCGGATCTGGCCCGAGGACGGAGCGGCCCTGTCGGTGACGCTCCCGTCCCCGCTCAATGCCGTCGCGGCGACCAAGGACGGCGAGATCGTCACCGCTTGTGCCGACGGCAGCGTCCGCATGCTGAGGGCGGATGGCAGTGAGCGGGCCGCCGTGGCCATTCCGCCCTCGCCGGTCACCGCCCTCGCCCTGTCGCCGGACGGCGCCAGGGTCGCCGCCGCGACCGTGGGGGGCGCAGTGGCGGTGATCGACCGGCGGGAGGCCAGGTTGCTGCTGACGCTGGTCGGGCCCGGGCTGCCGGTCTGGTCTCTGGCCTTCCGCTCGGATGGCGAGCTGCTCACCGGCGGCAGCGACCGGCTCGTGCGCCGCTGGGACGTGCGAACGGGCGAGCCGATCGGCCCTCTGGCACTCACGCGCCCATCCGACGACCTTGCGGCCTTCAAGGGCGAGCGGGGGGCGGAGGTATTCCGGGCCTGCGCGGCCTGCCACACGCTGACGGCCGACGGCGGCAACCGCGCCGGCCCGACGCTCCACGGCGTGTTCGGCCGGCCGATCGCCACGGCCCCCGGCTACACGTTCTCGCAGGCGCTGCGGCGCCTCGATATCGTGTGGAACGCCGAGACGATCGCGAAGCTGTTCGAGATC
Encoded here:
- a CDS encoding c-type cytochrome — translated: MPRSLLVAGAVLLLLLALVPARADAPMRGHGGPVRALAVSPDGRLAISGSFDQSAILWRIEDGTALAVLRFHDGAVNAVAALPDGRMATGGEDGRVALWQPGRAEPVAVFADHAGPVAGLAVSPDGARLASAAWDGTVRVWALAGGATRVLAEHKGNVNGVAFLPDGRVVSAGYDATLRIWPEDGAALSVTLPSPLNAVAATKDGEIVTACADGSVRMLRADGSERAAVAIPPSPVTALALSPDGARVAAATVGGAVAVIDRREARLLLTLVGPGLPVWSLAFRSDGELLTGGSDRLVRRWDVRTGEPIGPLALTRPSDDLAAFKGERGAEVFRACAACHTLTADGGNRAGPTLHGVFGRPIATAPGYTFSQALRRLDIVWNAETIAKLFEIGPSRYTPGTKMPEQTIRDPGDREALVRFLERATR